Genomic DNA from Chaetodon trifascialis isolate fChaTrf1 chromosome 19, fChaTrf1.hap1, whole genome shotgun sequence:
GGTTATGCATTTCATTGCCTCAGTAATCGATCATGCACCTCTCCTTGTTCCAAATCTCTGAATCACTACATCTTAGTTTTGTTAAGCAGTTCAAATAAATTGTCATTTATTGCAATGATTAAATTAGACAGTAACTCATTGCTAAACGAGGATTTGTATTTCTGTACGAGCAGAATAAGAaggctgaagaaggaggagaggatgaggaagaggttttagatgaagaaacaaagaagaaggaTCAGATCATCAAAGGTGCTATTGACGGACTGATGCGGGAATATGCTGCAGAACTCAACGCACCGTCACAGGATGAAGACTCCCAGCGacgaaagagaaaaaaggagaaaaaagaagaggtaTAACAACTTGGTTTGCTCTTCTCTGACTTGAACACTTGTTCTCTTGGAActtaaaatgtaaagttttaTCTGACTTTTTCATtggtctttctttttctttaggATGACATTAACACTATTGATATGGAGGAGGACAAGAGAGACCTGATTTCCAGAGAGATTAGTAAATTTCGTGACACTCACAAGGTAAAGTGGCTCCTTTGATCTTGTAGTTGACATTACAGGTTTtggacagcagctgctcacaTAGTTCACTCCTAGAGCTTGCACTTTAATTTGACACATTTACCAACTTTTCTTGACCTCAGTAACATGCATACTGCGCTACAATTTGGCAGTCCTTAAAATTTACACCACCAAACATCTTAATTCGCCCCATATTATatgaatgtttcatgttcaATGTTCGAACACCACAAGTAGGCAGACAGCTAGtatttttgtcaccttttcTCAGGCCTGACTTGACACCTGTGACCCCCGTAATGAAACTATCTAGGTGTGACCATCATAGATCCATTCTTCATTCATCACACAAAAATGCATGGAGACGATGTAAAGTTACCTAAAAGCTAATCTATTCATTAAACCCCACCATTATGATAGTGATCATATGGTGACTAAAGCAAGATGAATCTCAGAGCTTTGGAAAAAGTTACGAGGATAGGATGTAAGTATCAGCCTTCATTTACTTTTTACATATACTGGGCGTCCCCCTCTGGAGGACTTGCATAGGGGCAACTGTACTCCACTTTTGTGTGCGTTGGTCAGGGCTTATGGTGCCCTTTATTCAGCCAACCATCAGACGGTACAAAGTACCCCCCAAacttttgacctttttttgACATTGGTGGTGCCCCGAAGGTTTGAAAGTCAGTGAACCTGTGTGAGTCCTCTGAAAATGATGGTCTGTCTTAATGGTGTTCATGTTGAAGCACAAAGACTCATGTCAATAACCACTGCAGTGACTTTGGCTATAGCTTTTTATTATGCTAGTGTGGGGGGGCGCCCTCTCCACAGCAGCACGCTGATCTGAAGACTGCCAAGGTACGTGCTCTctgtatgtgttgtgtgactCTTTCACCTCTTGCTCTCCGTCAGTgtcttcactctctctgccttatttttcttttcttcaagATACTTCAGAGTTCATGCATCTAATAAAAACAGTACAGCATGAGACTCAAATATACAGTCCACATTTTCTACTTTAtcaaagaaaaaactgaagtAATGTCAAAACCAAGTCCTGCAACCAGGTCAAAAGGTCAAACTGGAAACAGGAATGAGCATTGCACTACATAATAGTGAAATATCAGTGCAgtttctttttccccttttacattttgttgctctgccttttaaaatgacaattttacaaaacaaatctgctaaaacagttaaagaaaacagacaacaaTGACAGTGACATGTACACTGTCTGGCTGATTATTCTAATAGCAAAATGATGTTAAAATAAGTTTGTTCAGAGCCGTGGTCAGGTCAGGTTTTTCTTTAGCAAGCCCTGGTAGACACTCTGCAGAGGTAAGTGAAAAGACACCAAAACAGGTGCAAAATTGAACACCTGACATGATTTATCCCTGAGTCAAGGCACATAAGTATTAAGTAATGATTCTTAATCCGAGCCTTTTAAGTTTAAAAATGACTGCTAACATGTACCATCCTCTTTCTCATGTAATACTTCTCCTTCTCTTGACTCGCCTTACACCCAAGGCTTTTTGCTTAGTCAGTGTTTCTAGCTGAAGACCAGTTGACTGCCCGTGGCTGCACGCGACTGTTGTAGTTAACATCAAATTGAGTTAATGCTACTgttgcatttactgtacattactCTGCATGACACCATACGTGTCacaaaagtaatggaaatgcagaactctgagctcagtgtttttctatccGTTCAGTGCTGTCGTTCTGTGTCCGATGTGCTTTAACTATAAATGTTGCCACATTTTGCTCAAAGCCTTGTGTGTAATGCTCATAAAGGCAGACTTaggatgtgtgtctgtgtgtgagcgtgtgtgttagTAATGAGTCGTGAAGAGCTGCTGAAGACTTCTGCAGGGGTAAGACCGTTTCTACAATTTCATTTATCTGTGCAGAAATGTAACTGATGTCCATTATGTTCATTTCTTGATTTAGCACTTTGCCGAATGCCACTGAAGTaaaggttgttgtttttgatgataatgataatgatgcttAAGCAAGACAGAATCCCATAACGTTTTTCCTGTGTATACCGTGTGACCTGCTTTCCTCCCAGGCCTAACTTAAAAGGCTTGTAGGGGCAGCGAAGGGCTGAGTCCATAGTTCAACACCTGTAAGTCACAAACAACTAGTTCACCAAAAGACTGAcgcctgttttctgtttttgttttccttgttctGAGAGGAGGACTTTTAAGGAGAGAAAAAGCATTGTCTTTTGCAGCGCCTTTTTCTCATTATGAATGCCTCAAGTTCAACCTGTTCCACAGATCTTTTTGACCATTGAAGTGGTTTCCAGTTACAGTCTTGCTAAACTGTAGTTTATGCTGCAACCAAGTGCAGCGTTTTGCTCTAGATGAAGGAAGAAGCTGTCTCTCGTTGAGGGAGGGCCTTGCGATCCTTCCAGGTTTCCCAGTTAGGATTCCAGCTTCTCTCACTAGCTTTGCACTGATTAGTGTAGGGCATGTTCCTGTCCTTTAAGATCTGGAAACCACTTGAACTGTGCACAGTAGCAAATAGACTGCAAAGACTCAGTGGATCCTGTGTGGCATCGGCTGAACCTGCCTGTGTTTTGCTCTGCAGAAACtagaagaagagaaggacaaGAGGGAGAAGGAGCGGCTGGAGTTTGAGCGGGAGCGGAGGGAGCGGGAAAAAGAGCGAGAGCGGGAAAGAGAGCGGCGGGACCGCGAGAGGGAGAAGGAGCGAGAGAGGGAacgggagagggaaagagagcgagaacgggagagagacaaagaccgTGACCGCAGGACCAGGGAAAGGGAGCGAGACCGAGACTGGGAGAGGGACAGGAGCCGTGACAGGAGCCCCGAGCGCAGCCGATCCAGGTGAAGACAGAAATACTCATGTGATGTATTTCAGTCACATCAGAGCTGGGAGATCAACTGATCAACAAGAAATGTTTAGCCAACAACAGTTTAAAGTGATTTACATGAACTGAAACCAATGAAATGTAGGACATCAGTGTAAAAACTGTGCTCAGAATCATCAGCCCGTCTGACTTCCTTTGAAGGGCCACATACTCTGTGCAGTAcaggtgatgatgatgcaggCTCATGACATGCCCTCCCTGAGAGGTGGCTCTAATATCTTGGTTGCAGTCTTATGTCACACTGTACAACAGCAATTTTGAGGCACATCAGATGTGCAGTGAATGCCAAGTGAATCCTAGCACTGTGATGTAACTGGAACAAAATTATGCAAGCTGAGACATGCCATCAACTCGTTTCCACCATCTGCAGCAAAATACAAGCTTTGGCCGTGCGCTGGTACTGTCATCATTTTGGTGCAAGTGTTCTGTGACCACTGCTTGAATTTACAACACAATGAACCCACAGTCACGGTGCACAGAGGCCTAACATGGTATTTTCAGTAAaagctttctgcagctgcttaaagcctcacacacccacacagggcTTTTCACTTAAAATGGCTGATTGAGCCTTTAGTTTGTCTCCCGTTAGTTTTTATTTACAATTAAAAACGTAACCCTTATGTATATTAGTCCCACTTTAGGTTCAAGGCTAATACATTTCTacctttgtgtttgcagagagaTGAGccgagacagagacagagacagagacaaaaaacgAGAccaagaagatgaggaggaggcgtATGAACGCAGGAAGCTGGAGAGGAAACTCAGAGACAAGGAGGCAGCCTATCAGGAGGTAGGAAGGGCTGGGAGGATGACTGGGCTGTGTCTGAAATAAACGCCCTCTTAGTGCGCTATATTTACTCTCAGCCATTATATTTCTAAATGTTTGTTAAGAATTAACAtagaagacagaaaatgaaatgaaatactcGCTGTAGGTTCTGTCCAAATGAGACAACTATGAAATCCTTAAACATCACATTTCTGGATCTTTTTATCAAAGGAGTATTTATATTAAAATGGCAGGATTAGTCAGCTCGGTGTGATGGAATGTGATCGTTTGATTGTGGCTCAGCTGATACTGTTGTGACTGCAGCGTCTAAAAAACTGGGAGctcagggagaggaagaaggccCGTGACTACGGCAAGGAGTCCGAGAGGGAAGATGAGCGCCGTCGAGAAATGGTGAGAGCACACTGAATGACCACTGATCATCATGGAGGTGTCCTacttttctttaaatatttgGTGTACACATTGTCCTCATTTAAGACGCCAGAATATTCCCCAGTGTTACTTTAAACCTCGCAAACGTCATTAATAACTAATTCCACTACAGAATGCGTTTGAGCTTCAATTGCAATGTGGTTAAGTAGTTTCAATGCcggctcatttgcatttttcttatCGAAAAGCATCATTAAATGTTCATACAACACTGTGTTGCGACACTCGTTCCTTTCGTCTTATGATCATTTTGTtgataaaataaacagaaatagaTTTATTCTCCCGAGGACATTTCAGCATGGTcctgtgtgtcttcaggtgAAAGAGGGCAAACGGCTGAAAGAGTTTCTTGAAGACTATGATGATGACAGAGATGACCCCAAGTACTACAGGTGAGCAACATAAAAATATGCTGCAGTGCTGTCTTTACTCAGGCCAAGCTGGTAAAATAAGTATAAGATAAATACATGCTCGCATGCCTCTGTACACAGGATTTGCATCTCATATGCAGCCTTTTAGTAGCTTGAATTTGCAGATGTGTGATGTTTATGACATCCAGTAGATTCAGTGTCAGAAATGTTGTGAAATTTAGCATTTAAGACGTGAAGACTGAACCTTTAGGTATACATTTCATCGTTCTGCGTGAGAGATCTGAGCCATGTGGCACCTGAACACGTAAAAAGACACAGCAGATGTTGCATGACCCAGATCTGACTTGTAGTAGCAGATGCAATACTGCTGCTCTGGCTATTGTTCTGAAGGCTGTTATTTTTGGTGTGACCCCTAGGGGCAGTGCGCTGCAGAAGCGTCTCAGAGACCgagagaaggagatggaggcagACGAGcgtgacaggaagagagagaaggaggagctggaggagatcaGACAGAGGCTGTTAGACGAGGGACATCCAAACCCAGACGCGGAGCTTCGCAGGGTATGCTTGTCTGTAatgatactgtgtgtgtctgcctgtgtttctGCAATGAGGGCGCATGCTGGCTGCTGTTCTTTGTGAAGGTCACTTTATCATCCGAGtctctctgcatgtctgcaCGTCTGTGGTGTCCAGCTTTCATTGTCTGTTGACCTTCTTTTCTGTAAAACACTGAGTGGCTGTTAATCTTCTGCATATCTGCCTCTTATTGGtccagatggaggaggaagaggaggagcgtCTGAGACAACCTCCCATCATCCAAGAGCCTGAGCCCGAGGAGCAACGGGAACGCCACAGGCATTCACGAGACCACCGGGGCCGGCGACAGGAACAGGACAGACCAGAGGTCCGCTCACGGCCCGCCCACTCAGACGACGAGGTggaggagggcgaggaagaGGATTATGACAATGACGAAGATAACCCTGACGCAAAACCGTGCTTGAAGCCCACGATGCGCCCCATCACAGCAGCACCCTCAGTCTCGTCAGCCAGTGGCAACGTGTCCCCCAACACGCCCGGAGACGAGTCGCCCAGCGGC
This window encodes:
- the rbm25b gene encoding RNA-binding protein 25b, producing the protein MSFPPHLNRPLLPPPGMPPQFAGFPSGTPMIPVHVGIMTSTPTVMVPSVSVVSKPAVPKKDLAAVHIKGTDESGPTTTVFVGNISEKASDMLIRQLLAKCGIVLSWKRVQGASGKLQAFGFCEYKEPESTLRSLRLLHDLQIGDKNLLVKVDAKTKAQLDEWKAKKKTANGNKKAEEGGEDEEEVLDEETKKKDQIIKGAIDGLMREYAAELNAPSQDEDSQRRKRKKEKKEEDDINTIDMEEDKRDLISREISKFRDTHKKLEEEKDKREKERLEFERERREREKERERERERRDREREKERERERERERERERERDKDRDRRTRERERDRDWERDRSRDRSPERSRSREMSRDRDRDRDKKRDQEDEEEAYERRKLERKLRDKEAAYQERLKNWELRERKKARDYGKESEREDERRREMVKEGKRLKEFLEDYDDDRDDPKYYRGSALQKRLRDREKEMEADERDRKREKEELEEIRQRLLDEGHPNPDAELRRMEEEEEERLRQPPIIQEPEPEEQRERHRHSRDHRGRRQEQDRPEVRSRPAHSDDEVEEGEEEDYDNDEDNPDAKPCLKPTMRPITAAPSVSSASGNVSPNTPGDESPSGIIIPHENSPPEALPQEEHRPKIGLSLKLGATGSPSQPNAGKRKKLPVDSVFDKFDDEEADEQPRKRKLVPLDYDDDKSLGVDGAGLSSIKGGNTEEKRKHIKSLIEKIPTAKPELFSYPLDWSMVDTTLMERRVRPWINKKIIEYIGEEEPTLVDFVCSKVMAHSMPQSILDDVAMVLDEEAEVFIVKMWRLLIYETEAKKIGLVK